In Scomber japonicus isolate fScoJap1 chromosome 19, fScoJap1.pri, whole genome shotgun sequence, a single genomic region encodes these proteins:
- the wu:fi75a02 gene encoding proline-rich protein 14 has protein sequence MAVSFRGGGGGGGGASEEEAPLTLHNFNHRKHRRREEGHASQSEKAISAVVRQNGYRATQVLHSSQHALHLLQSQTFSQSGVFSVSSSQWHFSDFAPPFSLSSNHNALRLWLSPPSSVGSAPMLRLSAVAVETLASMRGGVCGPRRPLKDWTAPPSLSSDHCYMRPPTPSQTFSAQRPQRQRTNHSARSLRLPRRRSLPLPPSVTASQSAAGSERVKRVSQIRIRRASPRETLLTPMGLPKVKRLKKKEFSLEEIYTNNNYTPPTTNSLETIFEEPREKDGALLLIGQQRRRRLLLFPDFTQPRKRKRPQVMGLPVAMVPKKRAAARRNYHGDGDDESDLDVMLVERLSALEDFLTRQGLDV, from the exons ATGGCGGTCTccttcagaggaggaggaggaggaggaggaggtgccaGCGAGGAGGAGGCGCCGCTCACTCTGCACAACTTCAACCACAGGaagcacagaagaagagaagagggacacgccagccaatcagagaagGCCATCAGTGCAGTCGTTAGGCAGAACGGTTACCGAGCAACACAGGTGCtgcacag CTCCCAGCATGCCTTGCATCTTCTCCAGAGTCAGACCTTCAGCCAATCAGGCGTCTTCTCAGTTTCCTCCAGCCAATGGCATTTCTCGGACTTTGCCCCgcccttctccctctcctccaaTCACAATGCTCTTCGCCTGTGGCtgtcccccccctcctctgttGGCTCCGCCCCCATGCTGCGGCTGTCGGCGGTTGCCGTGGAGACGCTGGCGTCGATGAGGGGCGGGGTTTGTGGGCCCCGGCGGCCCCTGAAGGACTGGACGGCCCCCCCCAGCCTGAGCTCTGATCACTG TTACATGCGGCCGCCGACGCCGAG CCAGACTTTTTCCGCCCAGCGACCGCAGAGGCAACGGACCAATCACAGCGCTCGGAGTCTCCGGCTGCCACGGCGACGGTCCCTGCCCCTCCCCCCGTCAGTCAcagccagccaatcagcagcCGGCTCTGAg agaGTTAAACGAGTGTCACAGATCCGAATCCGCCGCGCGTCGCCGCGGGAAACGCTGCTCACGCCGATGGGACTGCCCAAGGTCAAGAG GTTGAAGAAGAAAGAATTCAGTTTGGAGGAAATCTACACCAACAACAACtacaccccccccaccaccaacag TCTGGAGACGATCTTTGAGGAGCCTCGTGAGAAGGACGGAGCGCTGCTGCTGATTGGCCAGCAGAGGAGACGGaggctcctcctcttccctgaCTTCACTCAgcccaggaagaggaagagaccGCAAG TGATGGgacttcctgttgccatggtgcccAAGAAGCGTGCGGCAGCCCGGCGAAATTACCATGGCGACGGTGACGACGAGTCGGACCTAGACGTGATGCTGGTGGAGCGACTGAGCGCGCTCGAAGACTTCCTGACACGGCAGGGCCTTGATGTGTga